One genomic segment of Kocuria rhizophila DC2201 includes these proteins:
- a CDS encoding type IV toxin-antitoxin system AbiEi family antitoxin, with protein MLELDEAAGDPLLLLARSIHPRSAHELLEAPVRALAAAAKVSLGQAQSTLELLDEQGFLDRRSRRLMRREILTERWADAFATGLGPKTLVQQFHGDPGHLSLAGHGVVYVSGEQAAPWIKNPETATLYVEVLSPEMIFGNRWRTDETPNIMVHTTFWVPRALKIHHPRPSRLLPRRS; from the coding sequence GTGCTTGAACTGGACGAAGCAGCCGGAGACCCTCTGCTCCTCCTCGCACGGTCGATCCACCCCCGCAGCGCCCACGAGCTGCTCGAAGCCCCCGTCAGGGCACTCGCGGCCGCCGCAAAGGTGTCCCTGGGTCAAGCCCAGTCCACGCTGGAGCTTCTCGACGAGCAAGGATTTCTGGATCGCCGCAGCAGGCGTCTGATGCGCAGGGAGATCCTCACCGAACGGTGGGCCGACGCTTTTGCCACCGGCCTCGGCCCCAAAACGCTGGTACAGCAGTTTCACGGCGATCCCGGCCACTTGAGCCTTGCGGGTCACGGGGTGGTCTACGTGAGCGGCGAGCAGGCGGCCCCGTGGATCAAGAACCCTGAAACCGCCACCCTCTATGTGGAGGTCCTCTCGCCCGAGATGATATTCGGCAACCGCTGGCGGACGGACGAGACGCCGAACATCATGGTCCACACCACGTTCTGGGTCCCCCGGGCGTTGAAGATCCACCACCCTCGTCCTTCCCGGCTCCTGCCCCGCCGCTCCTGA
- a CDS encoding PLP-dependent aminotransferase family protein encodes MEFASRADEFRPSPVRAVFEVARDPSVVSLAGGNPDLSVLPADAVGDVASLLLRGRAGEILQYGSGAGVDGLRELVVKLMARGGSAVTGADILPTTGSQAGLDLVTKLYCNPGDVIVAEGPTYVGALGVFGAYEVDVQHVEMDHDGMQPEAVAQALDELAAQGKRVPFVYVIPSFQNPTGVTMPEERRRELVEVCAQRDVMIVEDDPYALLSFDRSDPRPSMHGMAPEHVIHLGSFSKIFAPGLRVGWMAAPPEVRGRLQIAAESVVIHPSNLAQSLVTSWVGSEHWEPALDRAVELYKERWTAMEEALTEYMPDSASWTTPSGGFFTWVTADELLGKDVLAEAVANGVVLVPGSACYMDGRESNAARLAFSGVAPARIREGVRRFAEVLGSL; translated from the coding sequence ATGGAGTTCGCATCCCGCGCGGACGAGTTCCGCCCCTCCCCGGTCCGCGCCGTGTTCGAGGTGGCCCGCGACCCCTCCGTGGTCTCGCTGGCCGGCGGCAACCCGGACCTCTCCGTGCTGCCCGCGGACGCCGTGGGCGACGTCGCGTCCCTGCTGCTGCGCGGACGCGCCGGGGAGATCCTGCAGTACGGCTCCGGCGCGGGCGTGGACGGGCTGCGCGAACTGGTCGTGAAGCTCATGGCCCGCGGCGGCTCCGCCGTGACCGGCGCGGACATCCTGCCCACCACGGGCTCGCAGGCCGGACTGGACCTCGTGACCAAGCTCTACTGCAACCCCGGTGACGTGATCGTGGCCGAGGGGCCCACCTACGTGGGGGCGCTGGGTGTGTTCGGCGCCTACGAGGTGGACGTGCAGCACGTGGAGATGGATCACGACGGCATGCAGCCGGAGGCCGTGGCTCAGGCGCTCGATGAGCTGGCGGCCCAGGGAAAGCGCGTGCCGTTCGTGTACGTGATCCCGAGCTTCCAGAACCCGACCGGCGTGACCATGCCGGAGGAGCGGCGTCGTGAGCTCGTGGAGGTGTGCGCCCAGCGGGACGTGATGATCGTGGAGGACGACCCGTACGCGCTGCTGTCCTTCGACCGCAGCGATCCCCGGCCCTCGATGCACGGGATGGCTCCGGAGCACGTGATCCACCTGGGCAGCTTCTCCAAGATCTTCGCGCCCGGGCTGCGCGTGGGCTGGATGGCGGCACCCCCGGAGGTGCGTGGCCGGCTGCAGATCGCCGCGGAGTCCGTGGTGATCCACCCGTCCAACCTGGCGCAGTCGCTCGTGACCTCGTGGGTGGGCTCCGAACACTGGGAGCCGGCGCTGGACCGGGCCGTGGAGCTCTACAAGGAGCGGTGGACCGCCATGGAGGAGGCGCTCACGGAGTACATGCCGGACTCGGCATCCTGGACCACGCCCTCCGGCGGGTTCTTCACGTGGGTCACCGCGGACGAGCTGCTCGGCAAGGACGTGCTGGCCGAGGCGGTGGCCAACGGCGTGGTGCTCGTGCCGGGTTCCGCGTGCTACATGGACGGCCGGGAGTCCAACGCGGCCCGGCTCGCGTTCTCGGGCGTGGCGCCCGCGCGCATCCGCGAAGGGGTCAGGCGTTTCGCGGAGGTCCTGGGGAGCCTCTGA
- the speB gene encoding agmatinase: MEPERIVETNSAGEQRVGPVNAALTPRWAGPATFARLPRTDQVEHTDVAVVGVPFDSGVSYRSGARFGPNHVRESSRLLRPYNPAQNHSPFANLQVADAGDIVGNPFDIPEAIDSIETAAKELMGESTKVVAIGGDHTIALPLLRAAHSRHGKVALLHFDAHLDTWDTYFGAEYTHGTPFRRAFEEGIIDTDAVMHVGTRGPLYGTQDLEDDARFGFEIVSSADVMRSGVDAVVAALRERVGDRPLYISLDIDVLDPAHAPGTGTPEAGGITSREVLEILRGLRGLDVVACDVVEVSPAYDHAELTGIAAAHVVYELISLISLGADAAADGPAYGISGARYGSEQ; the protein is encoded by the coding sequence GTGGAACCGGAACGCATCGTCGAGACCAACAGCGCTGGTGAGCAGCGGGTGGGGCCCGTGAACGCGGCCCTCACTCCGCGCTGGGCCGGGCCCGCCACGTTCGCGCGGCTGCCCCGCACTGACCAGGTGGAGCACACGGACGTGGCCGTGGTGGGCGTGCCCTTCGACTCCGGGGTGTCCTACCGCTCCGGGGCACGCTTCGGGCCGAACCACGTCCGCGAGTCCTCCCGCCTGCTGCGCCCCTACAACCCGGCGCAGAACCACTCGCCGTTCGCCAACCTGCAGGTCGCGGACGCCGGGGACATCGTGGGCAACCCGTTCGACATCCCCGAGGCCATCGACTCCATCGAGACCGCGGCCAAGGAGCTCATGGGGGAGTCCACCAAGGTGGTGGCGATCGGCGGTGACCACACCATCGCCCTGCCCCTGCTGCGCGCGGCGCACTCGCGCCACGGCAAGGTGGCGCTGCTGCACTTCGACGCCCACCTGGACACGTGGGACACCTACTTCGGCGCCGAGTACACCCACGGCACCCCGTTCCGCCGGGCGTTCGAGGAGGGGATCATCGACACCGACGCCGTGATGCACGTGGGCACCCGCGGTCCGCTCTACGGCACGCAGGACCTCGAGGACGACGCCCGCTTCGGTTTCGAGATCGTCTCCTCCGCGGACGTCATGCGCTCCGGCGTGGACGCCGTGGTCGCGGCCCTGCGCGAGCGCGTGGGGGACCGCCCGCTCTACATCTCCCTGGACATCGACGTCCTGGACCCCGCCCACGCCCCCGGCACCGGAACCCCCGAGGCCGGCGGCATCACGAGCCGCGAGGTCCTGGAGATCCTGCGCGGACTGCGCGGGCTGGACGTGGTCGCATGCGACGTCGTGGAGGTCTCCCCGGCGTACGACCACGCCGAGCTCACCGGCATCGCCGCCGCGCACGTGGTCTACGAGCTGATCTCCCTGATCAGCCTGGGGGCCGACGCCGCCGCGGACGGTCCCGCGTACGGCATCTCCGGCGCGCGCTACGGATCGGAGCAGTGA
- a CDS encoding sodium:solute symporter — protein sequence MNVIVIVLYLAAMVVIGLWAARRARTATDYRVAGRRLGAGLYTSTMAAVVLGGASTVGGVGLGYQYGISGMWLVVAIATGLAVLSLFFAARIQSLKVFTVSQMLQLRYGARGGATASSFVMLAYTVMIAVTSTAAYASIFSVLFPISRPWAILLGGAVVIAYSVLGGMWSITLTDLMQFVFMTIGIFAILLPFSLAAGGGWSGITERLDASFFSAGSMGFQAIVTQFVVYGFGMLIGQDIWQRVFTARSPRVARWGGLAAAGYVALYGVAGALIGTAAAAVLPTLDAPEEAFAAMAQYHVPVGLGGVVLAAGVAAMMSTASGATIAAATVARVDVVPTLRGMFGAPADDVARARSEDASVLKDRVYVVVVGLVITVLSMLVSSTVVALTIAYDLLVGGLLVAVLGGLVWRRGTAAGAMWSMAAGVVATVAGMGVFGVLANAPIYLGLVSSAVVFVVVSLVTTPTAPQISHEWNRRIQESKA from the coding sequence GTGAACGTGATCGTGATCGTGCTGTACCTGGCCGCAATGGTGGTGATCGGACTGTGGGCCGCACGCCGTGCGCGCACCGCCACCGACTACCGCGTGGCCGGCCGTCGCCTGGGCGCGGGGCTCTACACCTCCACCATGGCTGCCGTGGTGCTCGGGGGCGCCTCCACCGTCGGCGGGGTGGGCCTGGGCTACCAGTACGGCATCTCCGGGATGTGGCTCGTGGTGGCCATCGCCACCGGACTCGCGGTGCTGAGCCTGTTCTTCGCCGCGCGCATCCAGTCGCTGAAGGTGTTCACGGTCTCCCAGATGCTGCAGCTGCGCTACGGCGCGCGCGGTGGGGCCACGGCGTCGTCGTTCGTGATGCTCGCGTACACCGTGATGATCGCCGTGACCTCCACCGCGGCCTACGCGTCGATCTTCTCCGTGCTGTTCCCCATCTCCCGGCCCTGGGCCATCCTGCTGGGCGGCGCGGTGGTGATCGCCTACTCGGTGCTGGGCGGGATGTGGTCCATCACGCTCACGGACCTCATGCAGTTCGTGTTCATGACCATCGGGATCTTCGCGATCCTGCTGCCCTTCTCCCTCGCGGCCGGGGGTGGCTGGTCCGGGATCACGGAGCGGCTGGACGCCTCCTTCTTCTCCGCGGGCTCGATGGGCTTCCAGGCGATCGTCACCCAGTTCGTGGTCTACGGCTTCGGCATGCTGATCGGCCAGGACATCTGGCAGCGCGTGTTCACGGCCCGCTCCCCCAGGGTGGCCCGCTGGGGCGGTCTGGCCGCGGCAGGGTACGTGGCGCTCTACGGGGTGGCCGGTGCGCTGATCGGCACCGCCGCGGCGGCCGTGCTGCCCACGCTCGACGCCCCGGAGGAGGCCTTCGCCGCCATGGCGCAGTACCACGTGCCCGTGGGCCTGGGCGGCGTGGTGCTCGCGGCGGGTGTCGCCGCCATGATGTCCACGGCCTCCGGCGCCACGATCGCGGCGGCCACGGTGGCCCGCGTGGACGTGGTCCCCACCCTGCGGGGGATGTTCGGCGCCCCGGCGGACGACGTCGCCCGCGCCCGTTCCGAGGACGCCTCCGTTCTCAAGGACCGCGTCTACGTGGTGGTCGTGGGCCTGGTGATCACGGTGCTGTCCATGCTGGTCAGCTCCACCGTGGTGGCCCTGACCATCGCCTACGACCTGCTGGTGGGCGGGCTGCTCGTGGCCGTGCTGGGCGGTCTCGTGTGGCGCCGGGGCACCGCGGCGGGTGCCATGTGGTCCATGGCCGCGGGCGTCGTCGCCACCGTGGCGGGCATGGGCGTCTTCGGCGTGCTGGCCAACGCCCCCATCTACCTGGGGCTCGTCAGCTCGGCCGTAGTATTCGTGGTGGTGTCGCTGGTCACCACACCCACCGCACCCCAGATCTCCCACGAGTGGAACCGACGCATCCAGGAGTCCAAGGCATGA
- a CDS encoding thiamine pyrophosphate-binding protein, with amino-acid sequence MSTENSTSETGGTQAASYPERTVAKAVLETLRGYGIDTVFGIPGTHSLEFYRPLRELGITAITTRHEQGASYGADGWSQVRGLPGVVITTSGPGLLNSLSGAATAYAESRPMILLSPGRPVGHDFRDIGSLHETKNPSAAVNAIVGVSRRVTSGAEAVTMIHDAMRDFAHSRPRPIHIEIPLDILETPADVPESATAPRPLGEPTPAPEHDVAAAVSALAASERPVILAGGGSLAAGPRLLELAELLEAPVITTTNGKGAIPEKHRLSLGADLRLSTAHEFLRSADALLVIGSKVGEAELWGGDITPHGPIVRVDIMRDQMLCNLAPDVEVPGNAAAVVPQLIDGLRVSFEASGAEPRPERDLREVFDAMDEEGRQWAPDLAALNETIMEVVPDDTILAGDSSQVTYMGSTTFFRAPAPHSLLYMGTYATLGYGLPAAVGAKLAAPERPVVCLVGDGALMFSIQELMTAVELNLDLPVICVDNGGYGEIRQNMVDRDIDPLAVDLVQPDWVKLAEGFGATGFPATMDTLAETVQKALATKGPSLVHLKI; translated from the coding sequence ATGAGCACCGAGAACAGCACCTCCGAGACCGGGGGGACCCAGGCGGCGTCGTACCCCGAGCGCACCGTGGCCAAGGCCGTGCTGGAGACCCTGCGCGGCTACGGGATCGACACCGTGTTCGGGATCCCCGGAACCCACTCCCTGGAGTTCTACCGGCCGCTTCGCGAGCTCGGGATCACGGCGATCACCACGCGCCACGAACAGGGCGCGTCCTACGGCGCGGACGGCTGGTCCCAGGTGCGCGGGCTGCCCGGCGTGGTGATCACCACCTCCGGTCCCGGCCTGCTGAACTCGCTGTCCGGCGCGGCCACCGCGTACGCCGAGTCCCGACCCATGATCCTGCTGTCCCCTGGGCGGCCCGTGGGGCACGACTTCCGGGACATCGGCTCGCTGCACGAGACCAAGAACCCCTCCGCCGCCGTCAACGCGATCGTGGGCGTCTCCCGCCGCGTGACCTCCGGCGCCGAGGCCGTGACCATGATCCACGACGCCATGCGGGACTTCGCGCACTCGCGGCCCCGCCCCATCCACATCGAGATCCCGCTGGACATCCTCGAGACCCCGGCGGACGTACCCGAGTCGGCCACCGCGCCACGCCCCCTCGGCGAGCCCACGCCCGCCCCGGAGCACGACGTCGCAGCGGCAGTCTCCGCGCTCGCGGCCAGTGAGCGCCCGGTCATCCTGGCCGGCGGCGGCTCGCTCGCGGCCGGGCCCCGGCTGCTGGAGCTGGCCGAGCTGCTCGAGGCGCCCGTGATCACCACGACCAACGGCAAGGGTGCGATCCCCGAGAAGCACCGGCTCTCGCTGGGCGCGGACCTGCGGCTGAGCACCGCGCACGAGTTCCTGCGCTCCGCGGACGCGCTGCTCGTGATCGGCTCCAAGGTGGGCGAGGCCGAGCTGTGGGGCGGGGACATCACCCCGCACGGCCCGATCGTGCGCGTGGACATCATGCGCGACCAGATGCTGTGCAACCTGGCCCCGGATGTGGAGGTCCCCGGCAACGCCGCGGCCGTGGTGCCGCAGCTGATCGACGGGCTGCGCGTCTCGTTCGAGGCCTCGGGCGCCGAGCCCCGCCCCGAGCGCGACCTGCGCGAGGTTTTCGACGCCATGGACGAGGAGGGCCGCCAGTGGGCCCCGGACCTCGCCGCGCTCAACGAGACCATCATGGAGGTGGTCCCGGACGACACCATCCTGGCTGGTGACTCCTCCCAGGTGACCTACATGGGCTCCACCACGTTCTTCCGTGCGCCCGCGCCGCACTCGCTGCTCTACATGGGCACGTACGCGACCCTGGGCTACGGGCTGCCCGCGGCGGTGGGCGCCAAGCTGGCCGCCCCGGAGCGTCCCGTGGTGTGCCTGGTGGGGGACGGTGCCCTGATGTTCTCCATCCAGGAGCTCATGACCGCGGTGGAGCTGAACCTGGACCTGCCCGTGATCTGCGTGGACAACGGGGGCTACGGGGAGATCCGGCAGAACATGGTGGACCGGGACATCGACCCCCTGGCCGTGGACCTCGTGCAGCCGGACTGGGTGAAGCTCGCGGAGGGCTTCGGCGCCACCGGGTTCCCCGCCACCATGGACACCCTCGCGGAGACCGTGCAGAAGGCGCTCGCCACCAAGGGGCCGAGCCTGGTGCACCTGAAGATCTGA
- a CDS encoding ATPase AAA, which translates to MTHQLPPPRRILVAGVSGAGKTTLCREVARRSGIPHTEIDALFHGPGWTPRPEFAAEVKCLAAQDAWVTEWQYDAARPLLAEHADTLLWLDFPFWAVTFPRVVRRTVRRSLCREVLWNGNREAPLRSILTDPEHIIRWAFVTRHAYRERIPAVERTHPALRVVRLRTPREAHAWVAAAWPLDDHAAI; encoded by the coding sequence ATGACTCACCAGCTGCCTCCTCCCCGCCGCATCCTGGTGGCCGGGGTCAGCGGCGCGGGCAAGACGACGCTCTGCCGGGAGGTCGCGCGGCGGTCCGGGATCCCGCACACCGAGATCGACGCCCTGTTTCACGGCCCAGGCTGGACGCCGCGCCCCGAGTTCGCGGCGGAGGTGAAGTGCCTGGCAGCCCAGGACGCATGGGTCACGGAGTGGCAGTACGACGCCGCACGGCCCCTTCTCGCCGAGCACGCCGACACGCTCCTGTGGCTCGACTTCCCCTTCTGGGCGGTGACGTTCCCGCGCGTCGTGCGCCGGACTGTGCGGCGCAGTCTGTGCCGCGAGGTGCTGTGGAACGGCAATCGGGAAGCCCCGCTGCGCAGCATCCTCACGGACCCGGAGCACATCATCCGCTGGGCGTTCGTCACTCGGCACGCCTACCGGGAGCGCATCCCCGCTGTGGAACGCACCCATCCGGCCCTGCGGGTCGTGCGGCTGCGCACCCCGCGGGAAGCCCACGCGTGGGTCGCGGCCGCGTGGCCCCTCGACGACCACGCGGCGATCTGA
- a CDS encoding nucleobase:cation symporter-2 family protein, translated as MKRLPKTSTAPDAAGAPRRPEDAYLGVGKSLAYGLQHVLTMYGGVIAVPLIIGNAAGLDATATGILVAAALFTGGLATILQSVGVPFLGAQLPLVQGVSFAGVATMLTILQGTPGEEGLRVVFGAILVASALGFVLAPFFAKIIRFFPPVVSGVVITTIGVTLMPVAAGWALGPQDSPEHGSVGNIGLAAFTLLVVLLLSKVGSAAISRLSILLAIVIGTVVAAVTGQASFSGVGEGPVVGFPTPFAFGTPLFMASAVLGMFVVIIVTMTETTADIVAVGEVAETRVDSKRIANGLRADMLSSTVSPVFNSFTQTAFAQNVGLVAITGIRSRFVVAGAGVIMVVLGLLPVLGRVVAAVPSPVLGGAGIVLFGTVAASGIRTLGGVDYRSGLNLVVVAVAMAMGLIPVVSPGFYEQFPAWTQVVLGSGISAAALTAVLLNILFNEITWGSRPDSSVFAAAPPRVLPRSFVQGLEEGDTVVDGRLVAGDGQEVAVVEDHLVEDARRRVESGELTETGQIHRVYAQDEHRGEPGAEGARHDERP; from the coding sequence GTGAAGCGCCTCCCGAAGACCAGCACCGCACCAGATGCAGCGGGTGCGCCCCGCCGCCCGGAGGACGCCTACCTGGGGGTCGGCAAGTCCCTCGCGTACGGGCTCCAGCACGTGCTCACCATGTACGGCGGGGTGATCGCCGTGCCGCTCATCATCGGCAACGCCGCCGGCCTGGACGCCACGGCCACGGGGATCCTGGTGGCCGCCGCCCTGTTCACCGGGGGCCTCGCCACCATCCTGCAGAGCGTGGGGGTGCCGTTCCTGGGGGCGCAGCTTCCCCTGGTGCAGGGCGTGTCCTTCGCGGGCGTAGCCACCATGCTCACCATCCTCCAGGGCACCCCCGGGGAAGAGGGACTGCGCGTGGTCTTCGGTGCCATCCTGGTGGCCTCCGCCCTGGGGTTCGTGCTCGCACCGTTCTTCGCCAAGATCATCCGCTTCTTCCCGCCCGTGGTCTCGGGCGTGGTCATCACGACCATCGGCGTGACGCTGATGCCCGTGGCCGCCGGATGGGCCCTGGGCCCCCAGGACAGCCCCGAGCACGGCTCCGTGGGCAACATCGGACTGGCCGCGTTCACCCTGCTGGTGGTGCTGCTGCTGTCCAAGGTGGGCTCCGCCGCCATCTCCCGGCTGTCCATCCTGCTGGCCATCGTGATCGGCACCGTGGTGGCCGCCGTGACCGGTCAGGCCTCGTTCTCCGGCGTGGGAGAGGGGCCCGTGGTCGGGTTCCCCACCCCGTTCGCCTTCGGGACCCCGCTGTTCATGGCCTCGGCCGTGCTGGGCATGTTCGTGGTGATCATCGTGACCATGACGGAGACCACCGCGGACATCGTGGCCGTGGGCGAGGTGGCCGAGACCCGCGTGGACTCGAAGCGCATCGCCAACGGGCTGCGTGCGGACATGCTCTCCTCCACGGTGTCCCCCGTGTTCAACTCCTTCACCCAGACCGCTTTCGCGCAGAACGTGGGGCTCGTGGCCATCACGGGGATCCGCAGCCGCTTCGTGGTGGCCGGAGCCGGCGTGATCATGGTGGTGCTGGGCCTGCTGCCCGTGCTCGGCCGCGTGGTGGCCGCGGTGCCCTCGCCCGTGCTGGGAGGTGCCGGCATCGTGCTGTTCGGGACCGTGGCGGCGTCGGGAATCCGCACGCTGGGCGGCGTGGACTACCGTTCGGGGCTGAACCTGGTGGTCGTGGCGGTGGCCATGGCCATGGGCCTGATCCCCGTGGTCTCCCCGGGCTTCTACGAGCAGTTCCCTGCGTGGACCCAGGTGGTGCTGGGCTCCGGCATCAGCGCCGCCGCGCTCACCGCCGTGCTGCTGAACATCCTCTTCAACGAGATCACGTGGGGCTCGCGGCCGGACTCCTCGGTGTTCGCGGCCGCTCCGCCCCGCGTGCTGCCCCGCTCCTTCGTGCAGGGCCTCGAGGAGGGCGACACCGTGGTGGACGGCCGCCTGGTGGCCGGGGACGGCCAGGAGGTGGCCGTGGTCGAGGACCACCTGGTGGAGGACGCCCGCCGCCGCGTGGAGAGCGGCGAGCTCACGGAGACCGGCCAGATCCACCGGGTCTACGCCCAGGACGAGCACCGGGGCGAGCCCGGTGCGGAAGGAGCCCGCCATGACGAACGCCCCTGA
- a CDS encoding nucleoside deaminase gives MTNAPEQDSVHRHLRTTIDAAARNAAADGGPFGALLVTADGREFTAVNRVTADNDPTAHAEVCAIRAACSALGTHDLGGATLYSSCEPCPMCLSAALWARLDRVFFAADRHDAAAGGFDDAAFYDFFTATPEQKDALLPVRHVALDTRTEPFERWAANAQRTTY, from the coding sequence ATGACGAACGCCCCTGAGCAGGACAGCGTCCACCGGCACCTGCGCACCACCATCGACGCCGCCGCGCGCAACGCGGCCGCAGACGGCGGCCCGTTCGGCGCCCTGCTCGTCACGGCTGACGGGCGCGAGTTCACCGCCGTGAACCGCGTGACCGCGGACAACGACCCCACCGCCCACGCCGAGGTCTGCGCCATCCGCGCCGCGTGCTCCGCGCTGGGGACGCACGACCTCGGCGGCGCCACGCTCTACTCGAGCTGCGAACCGTGCCCCATGTGCCTCTCCGCGGCCCTCTGGGCGCGCCTGGACCGGGTCTTCTTCGCCGCGGACCGGCATGACGCCGCGGCGGGCGGTTTCGACGACGCCGCCTTCTACGACTTCTTCACCGCCACCCCCGAGCAGAAGGACGCGCTGCTGCCCGTGCGCCACGTGGCCCTCGACACCCGCACCGAGCCCTTCGAGCGGTGGGCGGCGAACGCGCAGCGCACCACCTACTGA